A window of Mesotoga sp. Brook.08.105.5.1 genomic DNA:
AGCTCTTCCCAGATGCTCAGGTATTATCACTCTGTCTGGAAGTTCAATTCTGTTGAACTGAATTTCACATACTACAGGATGCCATCGCTGAAGACGATAACAGGCATTTTACGGAAGATTCCAGGGGAGATGACTTTTTCTGTGAAGGCGCCTGGCCGGGTGACTCATGAATTATGGAAGGGTGATTCAAGGGGCCTAAGGGAAGTCTCAAGTGAGTTCTTTAGTGCTTTACTTCCAATGAGAGAAGAGGGCAAATTGGGTCCGACTCTCTTTCAGTTCCCGTGGTCTTTCAAATTCAATGAAGGAAACGTGATGTATCTTGAAGAGGTTGCCGACTCTTTCGATCCAGAGAGTAATCTTCTCGCTTTCGAGTTCAGACACGATAGTTGGGCGAACAAGGCCACTTTTGAAGCTCTGGAGAGGATTGGCGGAATACCCGTCACGGTCGATGAACCATCTATCGGCGAGTTGTTTCCTTATATCCCCAGCGCCGGTGCCAAAGGTGCTTATTTCAGGTTCCACGGCAGAAACTCGAACTGGTTCAGAAGTAGCGGAAGCGAAAGATACAACTACGATTATTCGGAAGTTGATCTGAGAAGTTTTGCCCTCGATGTGCTAGAATTTCATAAACGT
This region includes:
- a CDS encoding DUF72 domain-containing protein, whose amino-acid sequence is MIYLGTSGYSFPDWVGTAYPEGISSSQMLRYYHSVWKFNSVELNFTYYRMPSLKTITGILRKIPGEMTFSVKAPGRVTHELWKGDSRGLREVSSEFFSALLPMREEGKLGPTLFQFPWSFKFNEGNVMYLEEVADSFDPESNLLAFEFRHDSWANKATFEALERIGGIPVTVDEPSIGELFPYIPSAGAKGAYFRFHGRNSNWFRSSGSERYNYDYSEVDLRSFALDVLEFHKRDMPVYVFFNNCYMGRAIHNALQLREMLGGA